One genomic segment of Lewinellaceae bacterium includes these proteins:
- a CDS encoding tetratricopeptide repeat protein yields the protein MRIHPIFILLFLVSIGTFCTSPNRKSDGPSPAIPGVQQLTQRIVQDSLNPMWYAERGKLYAMNEAYDLAIHDLQQAIRLGSDQVNYYHDLANIYLDNFRSREALEVMEKAAERFPDSLRTELKLSEIQFTLKQYDASIQTVNRILQKQPYNAEAFFMLGMNFKEMGDSARAINGFQTAVEQDPHLVDGWIELGTLMQARHNPLAGQYFANAAGMDTVGAEGMYALAHYYHQEGLLEQAKSTYQQMLIKDPSYENAMLAIGLIYLEQDTLDKAFRCMDSFTQISITDPRGYYYKGYIEEKKGHISEARHWYQQALAFDPDFTRAQERLKGLPE from the coding sequence ATGAGAATCCATCCAATCTTTATTTTATTGTTCCTGGTCTCTATCGGGACCTTTTGCACTTCCCCGAACCGAAAATCGGACGGGCCGTCCCCGGCGATACCGGGCGTGCAACAGCTCACCCAGCGAATCGTACAGGATAGCTTAAATCCCATGTGGTATGCGGAAAGAGGGAAATTATATGCCATGAATGAAGCCTACGACCTGGCGATCCATGACTTGCAGCAGGCCATCCGGCTTGGCAGCGATCAAGTGAATTATTACCACGACCTGGCCAACATCTACCTGGATAATTTCCGGTCCAGAGAAGCATTGGAGGTAATGGAAAAGGCGGCTGAACGGTTTCCCGATAGCCTCCGGACCGAATTGAAACTGAGTGAAATTCAGTTTACGCTCAAGCAGTACGACGCCAGTATTCAGACGGTGAACCGGATTTTGCAAAAGCAGCCTTACAACGCCGAGGCTTTCTTTATGCTGGGGATGAATTTTAAAGAGATGGGTGATTCGGCCCGCGCCATCAACGGATTTCAGACAGCCGTAGAACAGGATCCCCACCTGGTGGATGGATGGATCGAACTGGGTACGCTGATGCAAGCGCGGCATAACCCGCTGGCAGGGCAATATTTTGCCAATGCAGCCGGAATGGATACAGTCGGTGCAGAGGGGATGTATGCTTTAGCCCATTATTATCATCAGGAAGGATTGCTCGAGCAGGCCAAGTCCACCTACCAGCAAATGCTGATCAAAGATCCTTCCTACGAAAATGCCATGCTGGCTATAGGGCTTATCTATCTTGAACAGGATACGCTGGATAAAGCATTCCGGTGCATGGATTCCTTTACACAGATATCCATCACAGACCCCCGGGGGTATTATTACAAAGGGTATATCGAAGAGAAAAAGGGTCACATCAGTGAAGCACGACATTGGTACCAGCAGGCCCTGGCTTTCGATCCGGATTTTACCCGGGCTCAGGAACGGTTGAAAGGCCTGCCCGAATAA
- a CDS encoding dodecin domain-containing protein, which produces MSILKVIEIMSNSSTSWEDATAEGIKKASKTVKNIRSAFVQNHSVTVKEGKIAEYRVNLKISFEVD; this is translated from the coding sequence ATGAGCATTTTGAAAGTTATCGAAATCATGTCCAATTCGTCCACAAGTTGGGAGGATGCGACAGCGGAAGGCATTAAGAAAGCTTCGAAAACGGTGAAAAACATCAGATCGGCATTTGTCCAGAACCACAGTGTAACGGTGAAGGAGGGCAAGATCGCCGAATACCGGGTTAATCTCAAGATCTCCTTTGAAGTTGATTAA
- the thrS gene encoding threonine--tRNA ligase: MIQITFPDGFIGSYDIGVTGYDIAQSISHGLAKKAIAIKVNGQVRDLARPIKEDATIQILTWDDKEGKATFWHSSAHLMAEAIEVLYPGTKFGIGPAIDQGFYYDIDPGDKVIGAEDLQRIEKKMQEMAQKKSDYIRTEMPKAEAVAYFTGKGDQYKLDLLEDLEDGQITFYQQGDFTDLCRGPHVPNTEIIKAVKLTNISGAYWRGDESNKQLTRIYGITFPKQKDLDEYLLMLEEAKKRDHRKLGKDLEIFTFDDDVGPGLPLWLPNGAFLIEQLEWFAKKTEEEMGYLRVRTPHIAKENLYLTSGHLPYYKESMFPPMELDGTTYYLKAMNCPHHHKIFASSPRSYKELPLRLAEYGTCYRYEKSGELFGLMRVRSLQMNDAHIYCTKDQFESEFKRVNELYLRYFEVFGIDKYVMRFSTHEPSKLGKKYVDNPALWAETENMVRRVLIDSGIPYEEVPDEAAFYGPKIDIQIWSAIGREFTLATNQVDFAQPLRFNLTFTTSNNENEHPIVIHRAPLSTHERFIGFLLEHYAGKFPMWLAPKQCAILPIADRHIPFAEEVQAQLKKAGVRSQLDDRSESIGRKIRDAETGKIPYMLIIGDKEQEAGQVAVRKQGEGDQGSMTVNDFAQRIRQLVEDMH; the protein is encoded by the coding sequence ATGATACAGATAACTTTTCCGGATGGTTTTATTGGATCCTACGATATAGGAGTTACAGGATATGATATAGCTCAAAGTATTAGTCATGGATTAGCTAAAAAAGCAATTGCCATCAAAGTGAACGGCCAGGTGCGCGATCTGGCCCGGCCCATTAAAGAGGATGCTACCATTCAGATCCTCACCTGGGACGACAAGGAAGGTAAGGCCACATTCTGGCACTCGTCGGCGCATCTGATGGCCGAAGCCATAGAAGTACTTTATCCGGGAACAAAATTTGGCATCGGACCAGCCATTGATCAGGGCTTCTATTACGATATCGATCCGGGTGATAAGGTCATCGGGGCGGAAGATCTCCAGCGCATTGAGAAAAAGATGCAGGAGATGGCCCAGAAGAAAAGCGATTACATCCGGACGGAGATGCCCAAGGCCGAAGCGGTTGCCTACTTTACCGGGAAAGGTGATCAGTATAAACTCGATTTACTGGAAGACCTGGAGGATGGTCAGATCACCTTTTATCAGCAGGGTGATTTTACCGACCTCTGCCGGGGTCCTCACGTGCCCAATACGGAAATCATCAAAGCTGTCAAGCTTACCAATATTTCGGGAGCTTACTGGAGGGGCGATGAAAGCAACAAGCAGCTCACACGCATCTATGGCATTACATTCCCCAAACAAAAGGACCTCGATGAGTACCTGCTGATGCTCGAGGAGGCCAAGAAAAGAGACCACCGGAAATTGGGTAAAGACCTGGAGATCTTCACTTTTGATGATGACGTTGGACCCGGTCTGCCCCTGTGGTTGCCCAATGGTGCGTTTTTGATCGAACAGCTGGAATGGTTTGCTAAAAAGACCGAGGAAGAAATGGGCTACCTGCGGGTACGTACTCCGCACATTGCCAAAGAAAACCTCTACCTCACTTCTGGCCATTTGCCTTATTACAAGGAGTCCATGTTTCCTCCTATGGAATTGGATGGGACCACCTACTATCTTAAGGCAATGAACTGTCCGCATCACCATAAGATCTTTGCATCCTCGCCACGATCCTATAAGGAACTTCCTTTGCGTTTAGCTGAATACGGAACTTGTTACAGGTATGAAAAATCCGGTGAGCTTTTCGGATTGATGCGGGTTCGTTCGCTGCAAATGAATGATGCACATATTTATTGTACCAAAGACCAGTTTGAATCTGAGTTCAAACGCGTCAATGAATTGTACCTCCGTTATTTTGAGGTCTTCGGGATCGATAAATACGTCATGCGATTCTCGACCCATGAGCCATCGAAACTGGGTAAGAAATATGTGGATAATCCGGCATTATGGGCAGAGACGGAGAATATGGTCCGTCGGGTACTGATCGACAGCGGTATCCCCTACGAGGAGGTTCCCGATGAGGCGGCTTTTTACGGGCCCAAAATTGACATCCAGATCTGGAGCGCGATCGGACGGGAGTTTACCCTGGCAACGAACCAGGTTGACTTCGCCCAACCATTGCGTTTTAACCTGACCTTTACCACCTCAAACAACGAGAACGAGCATCCCATCGTGATTCACCGTGCGCCACTCAGTACGCATGAACGGTTTATCGGATTCCTGCTAGAGCACTATGCCGGGAAATTCCCAATGTGGCTGGCTCCGAAGCAATGTGCTATCCTGCCGATCGCTGACCGGCATATACCATTTGCTGAAGAGGTACAGGCTCAACTGAAAAAAGCCGGCGTCCGGAGTCAGCTGGATGATCGTAGCGAAAGCATCGGCCGGAAGATACGCGATGCAGAAACCGGCAAGATTCCCTATATGCTGATCATCGGGGACAAAGAACAGGAAGCAGGACAGGTAGCGGTACGTAAACAGGGTGAAGGAGACCAGGGCAGTATGACGGTTAATGACTTTGCTCAACGCATCCGTCAGCTGGTGGAGGATATGCATTAA
- a CDS encoding DUF3788 domain-containing protein — MSEDPGISVFLNKDQKPDAAELQMHLGSTMTYWEQLHHFVFEQYPGAEELWSYFSKNYGWGYRIKDKRRAIIYMSPYEGYFQVTMLFGPRALEHIYASDLDPWIRKTLEEGKKYPEGKVIHIPVRDNTWIVSIQKLIKVKLAF; from the coding sequence ATGAGTGAAGATCCGGGAATCAGCGTCTTTCTCAACAAAGACCAGAAGCCCGATGCCGCAGAACTCCAAATGCACCTTGGCTCCACAATGACTTATTGGGAACAGCTGCACCATTTTGTCTTTGAACAATATCCCGGGGCGGAGGAATTATGGAGTTACTTCAGCAAAAATTATGGCTGGGGATACCGGATCAAGGATAAAAGAAGAGCCATTATTTATATGTCGCCTTATGAAGGCTACTTCCAGGTGACCATGTTATTTGGTCCACGGGCACTCGAGCACATCTACGCATCCGATCTCGATCCCTGGATCAGAAAAACGCTTGAAGAGGGAAAGAAATACCCGGAAGGTAAAGTCATCCACATCCCTGTCAGGGACAATACCTGGATAGTATCCATCCAGAAATTGATCAAAGTCAAGCTGGCCTTCTGA
- a CDS encoding GNAT family N-acetyltransferase has protein sequence MIQTPRLLLRPATASLLTAALTNPRTLAEALGCSIIAPLSEFGRAPFEYALNKLRFDRSEQNWWGYFPVETQTNVLIGTCGYKGQPDEDGVVEIGYEVIPVKRRQGFGKEIAGGLIDHAWSDPRVTRVIAHTLADKNPSSRILRSCGMHFVRELIDTEDGPIWQWAIDRSGSTT, from the coding sequence ATGATCCAAACACCGCGACTTTTACTTCGGCCTGCCACAGCATCTTTATTGACTGCAGCGCTGACCAACCCAAGGACGTTAGCGGAAGCCCTGGGATGTTCCATTATTGCACCCTTGAGTGAATTTGGAAGGGCGCCGTTTGAGTATGCATTGAATAAATTGCGGTTTGACCGCTCGGAGCAAAATTGGTGGGGATATTTTCCGGTTGAGACGCAAACCAATGTGTTGATCGGAACTTGCGGATATAAAGGTCAACCCGATGAAGACGGGGTCGTTGAAATCGGATACGAAGTCATTCCGGTCAAACGAAGGCAGGGATTTGGCAAGGAAATAGCCGGCGGCCTTATCGATCATGCCTGGTCAGATCCCCGGGTTACAAGGGTAATAGCCCATACGCTGGCTGATAAAAACCCATCAAGTCGCATTCTGCGCTCCTGCGGTATGCATTTTGTCAGGGAGTTAATTGATACGGAAGATGGCCCGATCTGGCAATGGGCCATTGATCGTTCCGGCTCCACCACCTGA
- a CDS encoding c-type cytochrome: protein MKKIIKIAGYVFGGILILLLMGGMYVQWNGIPTYELPAVGFTVHMDSASIAEGKRISDMVCNDCHRSANGLLEGNLMFGGDNPSAFGTVYSANITGHEVYGAGRYSDAELAILLRTGIKKNGQYAPPWMPKFPHLSDDDLNSIIAYLRSDAPELTPSSVQQPANDPSFLAKALCNFVFKPLPYPGQPVSSPDPSDQVAFGKYLCTSKVECYSCHSLDFAKVDVMHPERTTGFFGGGNPMEEGDQTVYSANLTMDEETGLGTWSEADFVKAVRYGIGKDNQPLRQPMKPFGGLTEDEVRAIWAYLQTVPKIYHKIDRGKVQ, encoded by the coding sequence ATGAAAAAGATTATAAAAATTGCCGGTTATGTTTTCGGCGGGATCCTGATTCTTCTCCTGATGGGAGGCATGTATGTCCAATGGAACGGAATACCGACCTATGAACTACCGGCCGTAGGGTTCACCGTGCATATGGACAGCGCTTCAATAGCAGAAGGAAAACGGATCTCAGACATGGTTTGTAATGACTGCCACCGCAGTGCCAATGGATTGCTTGAAGGCAATCTGATGTTTGGCGGCGATAACCCATCTGCCTTTGGGACGGTCTATTCAGCCAATATTACGGGGCATGAGGTTTATGGAGCAGGCAGGTATTCCGATGCGGAGTTAGCGATCCTGTTGCGCACCGGTATCAAAAAAAATGGGCAATACGCTCCTCCCTGGATGCCAAAATTTCCCCACCTTTCAGATGATGATCTAAACAGCATTATTGCCTATCTGCGATCAGATGCACCGGAGTTGACCCCTTCTTCTGTTCAGCAACCTGCAAATGACCCTTCTTTCCTGGCCAAGGCTCTCTGCAATTTTGTATTTAAGCCATTGCCCTATCCCGGCCAACCGGTTTCTAGTCCGGACCCTTCCGACCAGGTGGCATTTGGAAAATACCTGTGTACCTCCAAGGTCGAGTGTTATTCCTGCCATTCCCTGGATTTTGCAAAAGTGGATGTCATGCATCCGGAACGGACTACTGGCTTCTTCGGAGGGGGTAATCCGATGGAAGAAGGTGATCAGACCGTCTATTCAGCAAATCTTACCATGGATGAAGAAACCGGCCTGGGAACCTGGAGTGAAGCCGATTTTGTAAAAGCGGTACGCTATGGTATCGGGAAGGATAATCAACCATTGCGGCAGCCCATGAAGCCTTTCGGAGGGCTGACGGAAGATGAGGTACGCGCGATCTGGGCTTATCTGCAAACCGTACCGAAAATTTACCATAAGATCGATCGGGGCAAGGTACAATGA
- a CDS encoding exo-alpha-sialidase, producing MKCWISIVLFLFSYPIRSTAQSITSAETFIQTREFIYETASFPSAHASTILALESGTLMAAWFGGSGESNDDVEIWLSRKNPGESWSGPEALTDFPEIPTWNPVLFEQNGQIWLYFKIGPNPQQWIGAYRTSADGGMSWSPVHYLPAGLLGPIRCKPLILDDGTWLAGSSVEAGYRGDSPDDAPYRTWTVWVERSTDQGMNWSKQGPVTVPGEPWGVIQPTLWQADNGEIRMLMRSTHRLGHIMYASSGDQGLTWSAATPTQLPNPNAGIDVVKLQDGRLLLAYNHTTDNRKTIHLAVSNDDGMTWGPPYLLEEGPGEYSYPAIVQAPDGLVHLTYTWQRTRIRHLVLDPGKIPNH from the coding sequence ATGAAATGCTGGATTTCCATTGTGCTTTTTTTGTTTTCGTATCCCATCCGTAGCACGGCGCAGTCCATAACTTCTGCCGAGACATTCATACAAACCAGAGAATTCATATACGAAACAGCATCATTTCCCAGTGCTCATGCATCCACCATATTGGCTCTTGAATCGGGCACCCTGATGGCAGCCTGGTTCGGCGGTAGCGGAGAGAGCAATGATGATGTAGAAATATGGTTGTCCCGCAAAAATCCCGGTGAGTCCTGGTCTGGTCCGGAAGCATTAACCGACTTCCCGGAAATACCGACCTGGAATCCCGTGTTGTTTGAGCAAAATGGACAGATCTGGCTTTATTTCAAGATCGGCCCTAATCCCCAGCAGTGGATCGGCGCTTACCGCACTTCTGCTGACGGTGGTATGAGCTGGAGCCCGGTGCACTATTTACCGGCAGGTTTGCTTGGCCCCATCCGCTGCAAACCATTGATCCTGGACGATGGCACCTGGCTCGCCGGGAGCTCGGTAGAAGCCGGTTACCGTGGAGACTCTCCGGACGATGCTCCTTACCGGACGTGGACCGTCTGGGTTGAACGCAGCACCGACCAGGGAATGAACTGGAGTAAGCAAGGGCCTGTCACAGTGCCCGGTGAACCGTGGGGTGTCATCCAGCCGACCCTTTGGCAGGCCGACAATGGTGAAATCCGGATGCTCATGCGCTCCACCCACCGGCTCGGGCACATCATGTATGCTTCTTCCGGAGACCAGGGCTTAACCTGGTCTGCAGCGACGCCCACCCAGCTGCCCAACCCCAATGCAGGAATCGATGTTGTCAAGCTGCAGGATGGCAGGCTGTTGCTTGCCTACAATCATACCACGGATAACCGGAAAACAATTCACCTGGCTGTCTCCAATGATGATGGAATGACCTGGGGGCCCCCATACCTGCTGGAAGAAGGGCCGGGAGAATATTCGTATCCGGCCATCGTCCAGGCACCGGATGGACTGGTGCACCTAACCTATACCTGGCAACGTACCCGGATCCGGCATCTGGTCCTTGATCCAGGTAAAATCCCAAATCATTGA
- a CDS encoding cation transporter, giving the protein MTRSLSNLRIQQIVLFTGLTLFAIKTVAWLMTGSVSILTDALESTVNVIGGFMGLYSIWLSQQPRDANHPYGHGKIEFVSAGMEGGLIFIAGCWIIYEAIQKLSHPTQVKELGIGILLIAVAGGINWVVGWTTYRQGIRTHSLALEASGKHLMSDAYTSLGILVGLILLKWTGYGWIDSAVAIIFAFVILVQGFRIVRQAMAGIMDETDHALLLELAALIQEHRRPAWVDIHNLRIIKYGSLLHIDCHLTLPWYLNMHEGHKEVDALTDLIRERFGNRVEFYIHVDGCLPFSCAICQMPDCSQRTQPFRKQITWTVDNMSENSKHQLDSSV; this is encoded by the coding sequence ATGACCAGGTCCCTTTCCAACCTCCGTATCCAGCAAATCGTGCTTTTCACCGGACTTACCCTCTTTGCCATCAAGACGGTCGCCTGGCTGATGACCGGTTCGGTAAGTATCCTCACCGATGCGCTGGAAAGCACCGTAAATGTCATCGGTGGATTCATGGGCTTATACAGTATCTGGCTGTCTCAGCAACCGCGTGACGCCAATCATCCTTACGGTCACGGCAAGATCGAATTTGTATCCGCCGGGATGGAAGGTGGATTGATCTTCATTGCCGGATGCTGGATCATCTATGAAGCCATTCAAAAACTGTCTCACCCGACCCAGGTTAAGGAACTGGGGATCGGTATCCTTTTAATTGCAGTCGCCGGAGGTATTAACTGGGTGGTAGGTTGGACTACTTACCGCCAGGGCATCCGTACCCATTCCCTGGCGCTGGAGGCATCCGGAAAACACCTGATGTCCGATGCCTATACCTCTCTCGGTATCCTGGTCGGCCTGATCCTGTTAAAATGGACCGGATATGGATGGATTGACAGCGCTGTTGCCATCATATTTGCCTTTGTCATTCTGGTGCAGGGATTTCGCATCGTGCGGCAGGCTATGGCGGGCATCATGGATGAGACCGATCATGCCCTCCTCCTGGAGCTGGCGGCACTGATCCAGGAACATAGGCGTCCCGCCTGGGTTGATATACACAATCTGCGGATCATCAAATACGGTTCACTTTTACATATCGACTGTCACCTTACCCTGCCATGGTACCTTAATATGCACGAAGGCCATAAAGAGGTGGATGCACTCACCGACCTCATCCGCGAGCGTTTTGGCAACCGCGTTGAATTTTACATTCATGTGGACGGATGCCTGCCTTTTTCCTGTGCCATCTGCCAGATGCCGGATTGTTCGCAAAGGACCCAACCCTTCCGTAAACAGATCACCTGGACCGTGGACAATATGTCCGAGAATTCAAAACATCAACTGGATTCATCCGTCTAA
- a CDS encoding DUF2807 domain-containing protein: MKKRLNLTFTLLLIGSCLVIAQTKEETKKVKSFDQINVSSGIDVYLTPGTSEEVKIRASEDIMEYVVAEVEGNTLVIKIDNKGRRWNWSNHQETTVYVTYTRLKEIDASGGSDVFTSAPLKANNFTIQASGGSDMKMDLSVENLYCDASGGADLDLSGSAQTIKLDCSGGSDTKARNLRTQNAVIDASGGADVYLTVNGELDVEASGASDVTIYGKPRVTRQSTSGAADITIQ; encoded by the coding sequence ATGAAAAAACGATTAAACCTGACTTTCACTCTATTATTGATTGGTTCCTGTCTGGTAATTGCTCAGACGAAAGAAGAAACCAAAAAAGTGAAATCCTTCGATCAAATCAATGTTTCAAGTGGCATCGACGTCTACCTAACCCCTGGAACGTCAGAAGAAGTTAAAATCCGTGCCTCGGAAGATATCATGGAATATGTGGTTGCAGAGGTTGAAGGAAATACCCTGGTCATAAAGATTGATAATAAGGGCCGGAGATGGAACTGGTCAAATCATCAGGAAACCACCGTTTACGTCACCTATACCCGGTTGAAAGAAATTGATGCCAGTGGTGGTTCAGATGTATTCACCAGTGCACCCCTCAAAGCCAATAATTTTACCATTCAGGCATCTGGTGGAAGCGACATGAAAATGGACCTCAGTGTCGAAAACCTGTATTGTGACGCCTCAGGTGGAGCGGACCTTGATCTGTCCGGGTCTGCCCAAACCATCAAACTGGACTGCAGTGGAGGCAGTGATACGAAAGCTCGTAACCTGCGCACCCAAAATGCGGTAATCGATGCCTCCGGTGGCGCTGATGTATATCTCACGGTCAATGGCGAACTGGATGTGGAAGCGTCGGGTGCCAGTGATGTCACCATCTACGGAAAACCACGTGTTACCCGACAATCCACCTCGGGAGCAGCTGACATAACCATCCAGTAA
- a CDS encoding DUF2807 domain-containing protein has protein sequence MRLALPIGLTLLWLGLTVVPASAQITRNYDIKDFNKLKIGSNFKVVLYEGTHPGLEMTGMEEDLKEIEIKNDGSTLIVRREHNWRFRDLFNEDKHTIQVKLTYTHLEAIQAGGASTVRAEHILEGKFLRLDVSGASDLDVEVDVGELICSSSGASDLKLFGQAGQVKIDCSGASDVKGKSFRAHSADIDCSGASTVHIGVDELLDASASGASDIYVYGSPRVQQSHSSGASDIHFREKVSK, from the coding sequence ATGAGATTAGCTTTACCAATCGGCCTGACCCTGTTGTGGTTAGGTCTTACCGTAGTACCTGCTAGCGCACAAATCACGCGCAATTACGATATCAAGGACTTTAATAAACTTAAGATTGGCTCCAATTTCAAGGTAGTGCTTTACGAAGGCACTCATCCCGGGTTGGAAATGACCGGTATGGAGGAAGATCTTAAAGAAATTGAGATCAAAAACGATGGATCCACACTGATCGTACGCAGGGAGCACAACTGGCGCTTCAGAGATCTCTTCAATGAAGACAAACACACCATCCAGGTTAAACTGACCTATACTCATCTGGAAGCCATTCAGGCTGGAGGAGCAAGTACAGTCCGGGCAGAGCATATCCTGGAAGGGAAATTTCTACGGCTTGATGTCTCGGGAGCCAGTGACCTGGATGTAGAAGTGGATGTCGGTGAATTGATCTGCTCCAGCAGTGGCGCTTCCGATCTGAAACTGTTCGGACAAGCCGGACAGGTCAAAATCGATTGTTCCGGTGCCAGTGACGTAAAAGGGAAATCGTTCCGTGCCCATTCAGCTGACATTGATTGCTCCGGCGCTTCAACAGTCCATATCGGCGTGGATGAACTACTGGATGCAAGTGCATCCGGTGCCAGCGACATCTATGTCTACGGTTCTCCTCGTGTCCAGCAAAGCCATAGTTCCGGTGCCTCGGACATTCATTTCCGGGAAAAAGTAAGCAAGTAA
- a CDS encoding NAD+ synthase — translation MRICIAQLDFHIGNFEQNTQKMLDAIQVAKGHKADLVCFSELATCGYPPRDFLEFNDFIRRSNASIDLLAAAADTIAVIVGAPAINPVVEGKDLYNAAYLLYEGEIRQVFRKALLPTYDVFDEYRYFEPAHSFSTLDFKGVRLAITICEDLWNLGNENPLYTICPMDELMPAQPQVMINISASPFAWDHAAERIHVLKANVERYQLPLFYVNHCGAQTELLFDGGSLIFSPDGQVHDELPYFKEAIRTYELEDVIRGGIQHEQLKDKNRLIHDSLVMGIGDYFRKLGFKKAILGLSGGIDSALSTVLAVRALGKENVRVLLMPSSFSSQHSVDDARKLAENLDIQYDIIPISTVYDSYLETLNPYFNDLPFNVTEENIQARIRGMLLMGFSNKFGHILLNTTNKSEMAVGYGTLYGDLCGGLSVIGDVYKTEVYDLCNWINAEAEIIPWNTINKPPSAELRPNQKDSDSLPEYDILDPILYQYIEKTQGPQEIIAQGFEEKTVLRILRLVNINEFKRHQTAPVLRVSSKAFGMGRRMPIVAKYLN, via the coding sequence ATGCGAATTTGCATTGCCCAGTTGGATTTCCACATCGGTAATTTTGAGCAGAACACCCAGAAAATGCTGGATGCCATCCAGGTAGCGAAGGGACACAAGGCAGACCTGGTATGTTTTAGTGAGCTGGCTACCTGCGGGTATCCTCCCCGTGATTTCCTGGAGTTCAACGACTTTATACGGCGCAGCAATGCGAGCATTGATCTTCTGGCAGCAGCTGCCGATACCATAGCGGTCATTGTCGGAGCACCGGCCATCAATCCGGTGGTAGAAGGCAAGGATTTGTACAACGCGGCCTATCTCCTATACGAAGGGGAAATCAGGCAGGTCTTCCGCAAAGCTTTGTTGCCGACCTACGACGTCTTCGATGAATACCGATATTTTGAACCGGCCCATTCCTTTTCTACCCTTGATTTCAAAGGAGTTCGACTGGCAATTACCATCTGTGAAGACCTCTGGAATCTGGGCAATGAAAATCCATTGTATACCATTTGTCCGATGGATGAGCTGATGCCTGCGCAGCCACAGGTCATGATCAACATATCTGCTTCCCCATTTGCCTGGGATCACGCTGCAGAACGCATCCATGTCCTGAAGGCCAATGTGGAGCGTTACCAGCTACCGCTTTTTTACGTCAATCACTGCGGAGCCCAGACGGAATTGTTGTTTGACGGCGGGTCGCTGATCTTTTCTCCGGACGGACAGGTACACGATGAATTACCTTACTTTAAAGAAGCTATCCGTACCTACGAGCTGGAGGATGTCATCCGTGGCGGGATCCAGCACGAGCAGCTGAAGGATAAGAACCGCCTGATCCACGACAGCCTGGTCATGGGTATTGGTGATTATTTTCGTAAACTGGGCTTTAAGAAGGCTATCCTGGGGTTGTCCGGCGGGATAGACTCTGCCTTATCGACCGTCCTGGCCGTTCGCGCGCTGGGTAAAGAGAATGTCCGTGTATTGCTGATGCCTTCTTCCTTTTCATCCCAGCATTCTGTGGATGATGCCCGCAAACTTGCTGAAAACCTGGATATCCAATACGATATCATACCGATCAGCACCGTCTACGATTCCTATTTGGAAACATTGAATCCCTATTTCAACGATCTGCCATTCAATGTTACGGAAGAAAACATACAGGCGCGCATCCGCGGTATGCTGCTGATGGGCTTCTCCAATAAATTTGGTCACATCCTGCTGAACACAACCAACAAAAGTGAAATGGCTGTGGGATACGGCACCCTGTACGGAGATCTGTGCGGTGGCCTGAGCGTGATCGGCGATGTCTATAAAACCGAGGTCTATGACCTTTGTAATTGGATCAATGCAGAAGCAGAGATCATTCCCTGGAACACCATCAATAAACCACCATCAGCAGAATTGCGGCCAAATCAGAAGGATTCCGACAGTCTGCCCGAATACGACATTCTGGACCCAATCCTGTATCAATACATCGAAAAAACCCAGGGACCGCAGGAGATCATCGCTCAGGGATTTGAGGAAAAAACTGTATTGCGCATCCTCCGCCTGGTCAATATCAATGAATTCAAGCGTCACCAGACGGCGCCGGTTCTGCGGGTGTCATCCAAGGCATTCGGCATGGGCCGGAGGATGCCCATTGTAGCCAAATATCTGAATTGA